One region of Nycticebus coucang isolate mNycCou1 chromosome 10, mNycCou1.pri, whole genome shotgun sequence genomic DNA includes:
- the A1BG gene encoding alpha-1B-glycoprotein isoform X2: protein MLTTARATVTMMSLLVSFLLLWGFTLGPVAEAAVFIDTRPSLSAKSESLLEPWANITLTCKAQLYTMDFELLKDGASQELVHLHLPTIKHQFLLTGDTRGLYRCRSGLGDDRWTQLSNLVEVTGPTAPPPPALSVDRESAGILRPGDRATLLCVAPLSGVKFQLRLGEKELPVPQSSTNPDRTIFHLDALAPRDTGPYYTCRYRLWNQQGLWSGDSKPATLIVSNEQLPAPELSAEPTSRSPEPGTLVRLRCLGPLVGMRFVLVREDAGGRRVHSVLSPAGTEATFELRNVSVADSANYSCVYTDPKPPFLGSAPSASVELQVEGPPPRPRLRALWSGAVTPGRDAVLRCEGHIPDVTFELLRVGDMKPLERLHATHPSADLTLTYVGPQHAGNYSCRYRSWWPNRLESELSDPVQLLVAGH from the exons ATGCTCACAACTGCTAGAGCCACTGTGACCATGATGTCCTTGCTGGTGTCCTTCCTGCTGCTCTGGG GTTTCACCCTGGGCCCAGTGGCAGAAGCGGCTGTGT TTATTGACACCCGGCCCAGCCTGTCAGCAAAGTCAGAATcactgctggagccctgggccaACATCACACTGACGTGCAAGGCCCAACTGTACACCATGGATTTTGAGCTGCTCAAGGATGGGGCATCCCAGGAGCTCGTGCACCTACATTTACCTACCATCAAGCACCAGTTCCTACTGACGGGTGACACCCGGGGTCTCTACCGCTGCCGCTCAGGCCTGGGTGATGATAGGTGGACCCAGCTGAGCAATCTTGTGGAGGTGACAGGGCCAA CTGCCCCTCCGCCGCCTGCACTGAGTGTAGACAGAGAGTCTGCTGGAATCCTGCGCCCAGGTGACAGAGCGACCCTCCTCTGCGTGGCGCCCCTGAGCGGAGTGAAATTCCAGCTGCGGCTGGGGGAAAAGGAGCTGCCAGTGCCCCAAAGCAGCACCAACCCCGACCGCACCATCTTTCATCTGGACGCCCTGGCCCCGCGGGACACTGGGCCCTACTACACCTGCCGATACCGGCTGTGGAACCAGCAAGGCCTCTGGTCAGGGGACAGCAAGCCCGCCACGCTGATTGTGAGCAACG AGCAGCTGCCTGCGCCTGAGCTCTCGGCTGAGCCCACCAGTCGTAGCCCAGAGCCCGGCACGCTGGTGCGGCTGAGGTGCCTGGGGCCTCTGGTTGGCATGCGCTTTGTCCTGGTGCGCGAGGACGCCGGCGGTCGCCGCGTGCACAGTGTGCTGAGCCCCGCGGGGACCGAAGCCACCTTCGAGCTGCGGAACGTCTCGGTGGCCGACTCGGCTAACTACAGCTGCGTCTACACGGACCCGAAGCCGCCTTTTTTGGGCTCTGCCCCCAGTGCAAGCGTGGAGCTGCAGGTGGAGG GACCACCTCCCAGGCCGCGGCTGCGCGCCCTGTGGAGTGGTGCGGTGACCCCTGGCCGGGACGCCGTCCTGCGCTGTGAAGGCCACATACCCGACGTCACCTTCGAACTATTGCGAGTGGGGGACATGAAGCCTTTGGAAAGGCTCCACGCCACTCACCCCTCCGCGGACCTCACGCTGACCTACGTGGGACCCCAACACGCTGGCAACTACAGCTGCCGTTACCGCTCCTGGTGGCCCAACCGCTTGGAGTCAGAGCTCAGCGACCCAGTGCAGCTCCTGGTGGCAG GACATTGA
- the A1BG gene encoding alpha-1B-glycoprotein isoform X1: MLTTARATVTMMSLLVSFLLLWGFTLGPVAEAAVFIDTRPSLSAKSESLLEPWANITLTCKAQLYTMDFELLKDGASQELVHLHLPTIKHQFLLTGDTRGLYRCRSGLGDDRWTQLSNLVEVTGPKSLPSPWLSAEPVPWITPGLNSTLVCHGGLQGVNFLLRRKGDDAFLEVAKAGENVEATFSVHKAGDYSCTYRTHAAGTPSDPSAPVAIKELAAPPPPALSVDRESAGILRPGDRATLLCVAPLSGVKFQLRLGEKELPVPQSSTNPDRTIFHLDALAPRDTGPYYTCRYRLWNQQGLWSGDSKPATLIVSNEQLPAPELSAEPTSRSPEPGTLVRLRCLGPLVGMRFVLVREDAGGRRVHSVLSPAGTEATFELRNVSVADSANYSCVYTDPKPPFLGSAPSASVELQVEGPPPRPRLRALWSGAVTPGRDAVLRCEGHIPDVTFELLRVGDMKPLERLHATHPSADLTLTYVGPQHAGNYSCRYRSWWPNRLESELSDPVQLLVAGH, from the exons ATGCTCACAACTGCTAGAGCCACTGTGACCATGATGTCCTTGCTGGTGTCCTTCCTGCTGCTCTGGG GTTTCACCCTGGGCCCAGTGGCAGAAGCGGCTGTGT TTATTGACACCCGGCCCAGCCTGTCAGCAAAGTCAGAATcactgctggagccctgggccaACATCACACTGACGTGCAAGGCCCAACTGTACACCATGGATTTTGAGCTGCTCAAGGATGGGGCATCCCAGGAGCTCGTGCACCTACATTTACCTACCATCAAGCACCAGTTCCTACTGACGGGTGACACCCGGGGTCTCTACCGCTGCCGCTCAGGCCTGGGTGATGATAGGTGGACCCAGCTGAGCAATCTTGTGGAGGTGACAGGGCCAA AGTCCCTGCCCTCACCCTGGCTCTCAGCAGAGCCAGTGCCCTGGATCACACCTGGCCTGAACTCCACACTGGTATGCCATGGGGGATTGCAAGGTGTGAACTTTCTGCTGAGGCGCAAAGGAGATGATGCGTTTCTGGAGGTGGCTAAGGCCGGCGAGAATGTGGAGGCCACCTTCTCTGTCCACAAGGCTGGTGACTACAGCTGCACCTACAGGACCCATGCAGCAGGCACCCCTTCAGACCCTAGTGCCCCTGTGGCCATCAAGGAACTCG CTGCCCCTCCGCCGCCTGCACTGAGTGTAGACAGAGAGTCTGCTGGAATCCTGCGCCCAGGTGACAGAGCGACCCTCCTCTGCGTGGCGCCCCTGAGCGGAGTGAAATTCCAGCTGCGGCTGGGGGAAAAGGAGCTGCCAGTGCCCCAAAGCAGCACCAACCCCGACCGCACCATCTTTCATCTGGACGCCCTGGCCCCGCGGGACACTGGGCCCTACTACACCTGCCGATACCGGCTGTGGAACCAGCAAGGCCTCTGGTCAGGGGACAGCAAGCCCGCCACGCTGATTGTGAGCAACG AGCAGCTGCCTGCGCCTGAGCTCTCGGCTGAGCCCACCAGTCGTAGCCCAGAGCCCGGCACGCTGGTGCGGCTGAGGTGCCTGGGGCCTCTGGTTGGCATGCGCTTTGTCCTGGTGCGCGAGGACGCCGGCGGTCGCCGCGTGCACAGTGTGCTGAGCCCCGCGGGGACCGAAGCCACCTTCGAGCTGCGGAACGTCTCGGTGGCCGACTCGGCTAACTACAGCTGCGTCTACACGGACCCGAAGCCGCCTTTTTTGGGCTCTGCCCCCAGTGCAAGCGTGGAGCTGCAGGTGGAGG GACCACCTCCCAGGCCGCGGCTGCGCGCCCTGTGGAGTGGTGCGGTGACCCCTGGCCGGGACGCCGTCCTGCGCTGTGAAGGCCACATACCCGACGTCACCTTCGAACTATTGCGAGTGGGGGACATGAAGCCTTTGGAAAGGCTCCACGCCACTCACCCCTCCGCGGACCTCACGCTGACCTACGTGGGACCCCAACACGCTGGCAACTACAGCTGCCGTTACCGCTCCTGGTGGCCCAACCGCTTGGAGTCAGAGCTCAGCGACCCAGTGCAGCTCCTGGTGGCAG GACATTGA